The following coding sequences lie in one Streptomyces venezuelae genomic window:
- a CDS encoding class I SAM-dependent methyltransferase, whose amino-acid sequence MARTADIAERRPHYRRLLAGGVDRFFQPRRTTCPWCTSERLRHRLRSRDHVQNKPGGFVLDECRDCGHIFQNPQLTAEGLDFYYGDFYDGLGEETTAKMFAGRGSTKRFRHSARALRTHARPRRWLDVGTSHGHFCATAKEELPDTEFDGLDMGESVELAVQEGRIATAYRGQLIELAQELAGRYDTVSMFHYLEHTVMPRSELAAARTALRPGGHLLIEVPNPESPLGRLFRGRWMPWFQPQHLHFVPIGNLCRELERIGFTIVSAHRGGNQHIPVDLACATWFWVARALPKEDAPWLARRPGKAAVAARWAVALTALPLVLAAYGLDLLLAPVVRRTPLSNAYRVIARLGPTNAADLQGN is encoded by the coding sequence GTGGCACGGACTGCAGATATAGCCGAGCGCAGACCCCACTACCGGCGGCTGCTGGCCGGGGGAGTGGACCGGTTCTTCCAACCCCGGCGCACCACCTGCCCCTGGTGCACGTCCGAACGGCTCCGCCACCGGCTCCGCAGCAGGGACCACGTCCAGAACAAGCCCGGCGGCTTCGTCCTCGACGAGTGCCGGGACTGCGGCCACATCTTCCAGAACCCGCAACTGACCGCCGAGGGACTCGACTTCTACTACGGGGACTTCTACGACGGCCTGGGTGAGGAGACCACGGCCAAGATGTTCGCGGGACGCGGCAGCACGAAACGCTTCCGGCACAGCGCGCGCGCCCTGCGCACCCACGCGCGGCCCCGGCGCTGGCTGGACGTCGGCACCTCGCACGGCCACTTCTGCGCCACGGCCAAGGAGGAGCTCCCCGACACGGAATTCGACGGCCTCGACATGGGCGAGAGCGTCGAACTCGCCGTGCAGGAAGGGCGGATAGCCACCGCCTATCGCGGGCAACTCATCGAGCTCGCACAGGAGTTGGCCGGTCGTTACGACACCGTCAGCATGTTCCACTACCTGGAGCACACGGTGATGCCGCGCAGCGAGCTCGCCGCCGCCCGCACCGCGCTCCGGCCCGGCGGACACCTCCTCATCGAGGTACCCAACCCCGAGTCACCCCTCGGCAGGCTCTTCCGCGGCCGCTGGATGCCCTGGTTCCAACCCCAGCACCTGCACTTCGTCCCGATCGGCAACCTCTGCCGCGAACTGGAACGCATCGGCTTCACCATCGTGTCCGCACACCGGGGCGGCAACCAGCACATCCCGGTCGACCTCGCCTGCGCCACCTGGTTCTGGGTGGCCCGCGCCCTGCCCAAGGAGGACGCGCCCTGGCTCGCCCGGCGCCCCGGAAAGGCCGCCGTCGCCGCCCGCTGGGCCGTGGCGCTCACCGCGCTGCCGCTGGTCCTCGCCGCGTACGGCCTCGACCTGCTGCTCGCACCCGTCGTCCGCAGGACCCCGCTGAGCAACGCCTACCGGGTGATCGCCCGCCTCGGCCCGACCAACGCAGCCGACCTACAGGGGAACTGA
- a CDS encoding acyl carrier protein, with translation MKTTVAPDESRVLREIAEMITTVLGDYAPDAADIGMDARFGDDLEMESIDLVTLAGLLTDWYGPDANFAAYLASLELDEIIALTVGDLVAYVCRALRPGAGG, from the coding sequence GTGAAGACGACCGTCGCACCGGACGAGAGCCGGGTGCTCCGGGAGATCGCGGAGATGATCACCACCGTGCTCGGCGACTACGCCCCGGACGCCGCCGACATCGGCATGGACGCCCGCTTCGGCGACGACCTGGAGATGGAGAGCATCGACCTCGTCACCCTCGCCGGACTGCTCACCGACTGGTACGGCCCCGACGCCAACTTCGCCGCCTACCTGGCGAGTCTGGAACTCGACGAGATCATCGCCCTCACCGTGGGCGACCTCGTCGCGTACGTGTGCCGCGCCCTGCGGCCCGGCGCGGGAGGCTGA
- a CDS encoding alpha/beta fold hydrolase, with translation MVFLHGAFIDSLASFYFTLGPHFADAGFDVLMYDLRGHGRSQRPPTGYTLEDFTDDLAALLDTLDVGEPVHLLGNSFGGTVALDFAVHHPERTACVTVVESGPATRGWAATMAGALHQATGSRSEEEALAWFVAEYGSLASTRQGDELHDAHIARLGRAAGRLIATTSIARDIPDGRTLTDDQLRALDRPVLLINGQGGLVAEETARLTDLLPRCDVVVVPGQKHSVLVEDAERVGTIALDWAKGQLPLAGDRAGGVA, from the coding sequence GTGGTCTTCCTCCACGGCGCCTTCATCGACAGCCTCGCCAGCTTCTACTTCACCCTCGGCCCGCACTTCGCGGACGCCGGCTTCGACGTCCTCATGTACGACCTGCGCGGGCACGGCCGCAGCCAAAGGCCGCCCACCGGCTACACCCTGGAGGACTTCACCGACGACCTCGCCGCCCTGCTCGACACCCTGGACGTCGGCGAGCCCGTGCACCTGCTCGGCAACTCCTTCGGCGGCACCGTGGCCCTGGACTTCGCCGTGCACCATCCGGAACGCACGGCCTGTGTCACCGTCGTCGAGTCGGGCCCCGCTACGCGCGGCTGGGCGGCCACCATGGCGGGGGCCCTGCACCAGGCCACCGGGTCGCGCAGCGAGGAGGAAGCGCTCGCCTGGTTCGTCGCCGAGTACGGATCGCTCGCCTCCACCCGGCAGGGCGACGAGCTGCACGACGCGCACATCGCACGCCTCGGCCGCGCCGCCGGACGGCTGATCGCCACGACCTCCATCGCCCGGGACATCCCGGACGGCCGCACCCTCACCGACGACCAACTGCGCGCCCTCGACCGGCCGGTGCTCCTGATCAACGGCCAGGGCGGTCTCGTGGCCGAGGAGACCGCACGCCTGACGGACCTCCTGCCGCGCTGTGACGTCGTCGTCGTGCCGGGACAGAAGCACTCGGTCCTCGTCGAGGACGCCGAACGCGTCGGCACCATCGCCCTGGACTGGGCGAAGGGGCAGCTGCCGCTCGCGGGAGACCGCGCGGGAGGTGTCGCATGA
- a CDS encoding glycosyltransferase yields MSRFLFVVPPLAGHVNPAAAVAAELGGRGHDVAWAGQPAVLAGRVAPDAPVFPCAGAPELDARPRDLRGVAALKFLWDDFFAPLAYAMAPGVTTAVMEFGPDLLVVDQQTVAGALVAERLGVPYVTSSTTSAELSGSLIGIPKVDSWLTDLLDGLRLRLGDPSARYDPRFSPRLTLVFSTSELAGPVAHGRGPLRFVGPALGSRAEITDFPWDWVERDDDSRSLVLVSLGTANTTVGARFLARCVDAVRARSRAVRAVVVDPGGLLGPPRGDDDVLIRPVVPQLALLARTDAVVCHAGHNTVTEALWHGVPLVVAPIRDDQPVVAAQVTDAGAGVRVRFGRADARAVGSALDDVLGRPRFAAAARRIGHSFRAAGGAPAAAVHLEELADEEQENPWHGLQI; encoded by the coding sequence ATGAGCCGCTTCCTCTTCGTCGTGCCGCCGCTCGCCGGTCACGTCAACCCGGCCGCGGCCGTCGCCGCCGAACTCGGCGGCCGCGGACACGACGTGGCCTGGGCGGGACAGCCCGCCGTCCTGGCGGGCCGCGTCGCCCCCGACGCGCCCGTCTTCCCCTGCGCGGGCGCCCCCGAGCTCGACGCCAGGCCCCGCGACCTGCGCGGCGTGGCCGCCCTGAAGTTCCTGTGGGACGACTTCTTCGCGCCGCTCGCGTACGCCATGGCGCCCGGGGTGACCACCGCCGTCATGGAGTTCGGGCCCGACCTGCTCGTCGTCGACCAGCAGACGGTCGCGGGCGCACTCGTCGCGGAGCGGCTCGGCGTCCCCTACGTCACCTCCTCGACCACCTCCGCCGAACTCTCGGGCAGCCTCATCGGCATCCCGAAGGTCGATTCATGGCTCACCGACCTCCTGGACGGGCTGCGGCTGCGCCTCGGCGATCCCTCGGCCCGCTACGATCCGCGTTTCTCGCCCCGGCTCACCCTCGTCTTCTCGACCAGCGAGCTCGCCGGGCCGGTGGCGCACGGCCGCGGCCCGCTCCGCTTCGTCGGCCCCGCGCTCGGCTCGCGCGCCGAGATCACCGACTTCCCCTGGGACTGGGTCGAACGGGACGACGACAGCCGGTCGCTGGTCCTCGTCTCCCTCGGTACCGCCAACACCACCGTCGGCGCCCGCTTCCTCGCCCGGTGCGTCGACGCCGTACGCGCCCGCTCCCGTGCCGTGCGCGCGGTGGTCGTCGACCCCGGCGGCCTCCTCGGACCGCCGCGCGGCGACGACGACGTCCTGATCCGTCCCGTCGTCCCGCAACTCGCCCTGCTCGCCCGCACGGACGCCGTCGTCTGCCACGCGGGCCACAACACCGTCACCGAAGCCCTGTGGCACGGCGTCCCCCTGGTGGTCGCCCCCATCCGCGACGACCAGCCCGTGGTCGCCGCCCAGGTCACCGACGCGGGCGCGGGCGTGCGCGTGCGGTTCGGCAGGGCTGACGCCAGAGCCGTCGGATCCGCCCTGGACGACGTGCTCGGGCGGCCCCGTTTCGCCGCCGCCGCCCGCCGCATCGGCCACTCCTTCCGCGCCGCGGGCGGGGCGCCCGCAGCGGCCGTACACCTCGAAGAGCTCGCCGACGAAGAGCAGGAGAACCCGTGGCACGGACTGCAGATATAG
- a CDS encoding lipase family protein, producing the protein MPTRTTRRAGRLTVALALTLAACTLSAAPADGGPRPHTANAAAALPPDDFYVPPASLPEGRPGDVIRSRKVDPGTPTPRALADTWQVMYRSTDALGRPHAVTATVLVPKGGTPATRPIVGWGPGTQGPAFRCAPSRMIAKGALYEQWVINAMLKEGYAVAVPDYEGYRPGPRTTYMVGKSLGPALIDAVRAAQRLPAAGLSADAPVAFRGYSQGGGAALWAGEFQADYAPELDLKGIVAGGVPGNLMEVALPLNGRPGSGFLFYALIGLDHAYPELKFRDVLNDAGRAMVADLETGGCALEMINKYGNKPLSAYVTRSPLVDAPWVARYTENTLGTEKTPGTETTPGTTPKIKVPVFQYHATQDALVEPNQADALHKAYCAQGVPLTWKTYDTTGRPPISDHLRPIQAANAEAMTYLADRFANRPAAPDC; encoded by the coding sequence ATGCCAACACGCACCACCCGCCGGGCAGGGCGGCTCACCGTCGCCCTCGCCCTGACCCTCGCTGCCTGCACGCTCTCCGCGGCCCCGGCGGACGGCGGCCCCCGCCCCCACACCGCGAACGCCGCCGCGGCCCTGCCGCCCGACGACTTCTACGTACCGCCAGCCTCCCTCCCCGAAGGCAGACCCGGCGACGTCATCCGCTCCCGCAAGGTCGACCCCGGCACGCCGACACCGCGCGCCCTCGCCGACACCTGGCAGGTGATGTACCGGTCCACCGACGCCCTCGGCAGGCCGCACGCGGTCACCGCCACCGTCCTGGTGCCCAAGGGCGGCACCCCCGCGACACGGCCCATCGTCGGCTGGGGACCCGGCACCCAGGGCCCCGCCTTCCGCTGCGCCCCCTCCCGGATGATCGCCAAGGGCGCCCTGTACGAGCAGTGGGTCATCAACGCCATGCTCAAAGAGGGGTACGCGGTCGCCGTCCCCGACTACGAGGGCTACCGCCCCGGACCGAGGACTACGTACATGGTCGGCAAGTCCCTCGGCCCCGCCCTGATCGACGCGGTCCGCGCGGCGCAGCGACTGCCCGCCGCCGGGCTCTCCGCCGACGCGCCCGTCGCCTTCCGCGGCTACTCCCAGGGCGGCGGCGCCGCGCTGTGGGCGGGGGAGTTCCAGGCCGACTACGCACCCGAACTCGACCTCAAGGGCATCGTCGCGGGCGGCGTCCCCGGCAACCTCATGGAGGTCGCCCTGCCCCTCAACGGCCGTCCCGGCTCCGGCTTCCTCTTCTACGCCCTGATCGGCCTCGACCACGCCTACCCCGAGCTCAAGTTCCGCGACGTCCTGAACGACGCGGGGCGCGCCATGGTCGCCGACCTCGAAACGGGCGGCTGCGCCCTCGAAATGATCAACAAGTACGGCAACAAGCCGCTCTCCGCGTACGTCACCCGCAGCCCGCTCGTCGACGCGCCCTGGGTCGCCCGCTACACGGAGAACACCCTCGGCACCGAGAAGACCCCCGGCACGGAGACCACCCCCGGCACCACACCGAAGATCAAGGTGCCGGTGTTCCAGTACCACGCGACGCAGGACGCCCTCGTCGAACCGAACCAGGCCGACGCCCTGCACAAGGCCTACTGCGCGCAGGGCGTGCCGCTCACCTGGAAGACGTACGACACCACGGGCCGCCCACCGATCAGCGACCACCTCCGGCCGATCCAGGCGGCGAACGCCGAGGCCATGACGTATCTCGCCGACCGTTTCGCCAACCGGCCCGCCGCCCCCGACTGCTGA
- a CDS encoding lytic murein transglycosylase, with the protein MATSNRHRKKGGRRIRRGMSGTVVAAVAMAGLTASAAPGSPLAPARHGHAPDGGPREARGWLPPAGPSADVYHTELPPLRARKGEPGSGGGQGAAVRTQSGIPSTVLTAYRRAEAALATTDPGCRLPWQLLAAIGKVESGHARGGRVDAAGTTRTPILGPVLNGSGFARIADTDAGAYDGDATYDRAVGPMQFIPSTWASWGADGNDDGRADPDNIHDAALAAGRYLCAGDRDLATRTGLDRAVLSYNHSTAYLRTVLAWLDFYRRGVHAVPDGRGALPASPGPGGKTPADRPVGGGVVIGPQPSHPPRPRPGDSDSPRPPRPGPHPSAPGPSPRPSDPGPSRPGPSHPGPTRPGCPSPSPSETPAPSGTPSPSEPPSPSPSSPTGSPSPTPSDPGPPCPPGQADGRAVHHEHDPRNGAS; encoded by the coding sequence ATGGCAACGAGCAACAGGCACCGCAAGAAGGGCGGTCGCCGCATCCGCCGCGGCATGTCGGGCACGGTCGTCGCGGCCGTCGCGATGGCCGGGCTGACCGCGTCGGCCGCGCCCGGCAGCCCCCTGGCACCGGCCCGCCACGGCCATGCCCCCGACGGCGGACCGCGGGAGGCCAGAGGCTGGCTCCCGCCCGCCGGGCCCTCGGCCGACGTCTACCACACCGAACTCCCGCCCCTGCGCGCCCGGAAGGGGGAACCTGGCAGCGGTGGCGGCCAGGGTGCCGCCGTGCGGACACAGTCCGGCATCCCCTCCACCGTCCTCACCGCCTACCGCCGCGCCGAAGCGGCCCTCGCCACCACCGACCCCGGCTGCCGGCTGCCCTGGCAACTCCTCGCCGCCATCGGAAAGGTGGAGTCGGGGCACGCGCGCGGCGGCCGCGTCGATGCGGCCGGCACGACCCGTACGCCCATCCTGGGCCCCGTCCTCAACGGCAGCGGCTTCGCCCGGATCGCGGACACGGACGCGGGGGCGTACGACGGCGACGCGACCTACGACCGGGCCGTGGGTCCCATGCAGTTCATCCCTTCCACCTGGGCGAGCTGGGGCGCGGACGGCAACGACGACGGGCGCGCCGACCCGGACAACATCCACGACGCCGCGCTCGCCGCGGGCCGCTACCTGTGCGCGGGCGACCGTGACCTCGCCACGAGGACGGGCCTGGACCGGGCCGTCCTCAGCTACAACCACTCCACGGCCTACCTGCGCACGGTCCTCGCCTGGCTGGACTTCTACCGGCGCGGCGTCCACGCGGTTCCGGACGGCCGCGGCGCGCTGCCGGCCAGCCCCGGGCCGGGCGGGAAGACCCCGGCGGACCGGCCGGTCGGCGGCGGCGTGGTCATCGGCCCGCAGCCGTCCCACCCGCCCCGCCCACGCCCCGGCGACTCCGACTCGCCGCGGCCTCCCCGTCCCGGCCCGCACCCCTCCGCCCCCGGCCCGAGCCCCCGCCCCTCCGACCCGGGCCCCTCCCGCCCCGGCCCGTCACACCCCGGCCCCACCCGACCGGGCTGCCCCTCCCCGTCGCCCTCCGAAACCCCGGCCCCCTCCGGAACCCCGTCCCCCTCCGAGCCCCCGTCACCCTCCCCCTCCTCGCCGACGGGCTCGCCGTCGCCCACTCCGTCCGATCCTGGACCCCCGTGCCCCCCTGGCCAGGCCGACGGCCGCGCGGTACACCACGAACATGACCCACGGAACGGGGCGTCTTGA
- a CDS encoding type I polyketide synthase: MKTRSGATDTPAAPEGPSTAIAIIGMAVLLPGAPDLDTYWRNLVTGTDAITQVPAHRWDASLYPDRIYCRRGGFVDDIASVDAAGFGVMPDSVPGTEPDQLIALQVAARAIADAGGEASLPQRDRIGVVLGRGGYLTPAQARNDQRVRTARQLVHTLAEVLPELDAPRLARIEDAFARQLGPDRPESAIGLVPNLAASRIANRLDLRGPAYTTDAACASSLIAVDQAVAELTTGRCDMMLAGGVHHCHDVTLWSVFSRLGALSPSERSRPFHARADGILIGEGTGIVVLKRLADATRDGDRVYAVIRGTGVAADGRAASLVSPDPGGQARAVRQAWQAAGLDPREPGAVGLLEAHGTGTPAGDAAELATLTEVFGPPHGYTRDASRPGVIGSVKSMIGHTMPAAGVAGLVKVALALHHATLPPTLHCEDPHPALAATRFQPLGTAQPWDVDGPGGRDAPDVRRAAVNAFGFGGINAHVVLEEAPRATGTRSRTASTTPAIPTAPTNPTVVHEPEPVLRLTADSPELLADRLDAPDAALRAHADAEPPSGGRMRLAIVAPDARRLALARRAVAKGSAWRGRGDVWFSPEPLLAPGAAPGAGSGTGIGGKLAFVFPGLEAEFAPQVGEVARHFGIPLPPPLSMSMSMSTGADAVVGDVGRHGVGVLAVGRVLDGALRALGVEPDAVAGHSIGEWSAMLAGGLYDTATADALLADFDPDALRVPGVAFAAIGASAEQVSYVLGPRTDVVLSHDNAPTQSMICGPKDAVDALVEEFRARRTVAQLLPFRSGFHTPMLAPYLRPLTAGVHRAPVRAARVPVWSGTTAAPFPAAADDVRDLFVRHLLEPVRFRPLIDAMYAAGFRAFAQVGTGRLSSLIEATLAGREGLTVAADTARCGGLAQLRRVVAALWTAGSDRATFTPLSRRTAARRRPVRLDLGAASVSLPPDVRAEIRADLLSALHPTPTPRPTRPDRLDALATLFPAAAELRSALTETVDAALTVFTGAATRHRPEAASGSRPPAAGEMPEQVTSDAVECGATAPAPRPTAASPFTTAAPAGAEATPRPQRHPHPQPPTARPVPVAAGAPTGADPAARATAAEQTSVGAPNRPEPPPEAPRAAQPPAPQNPRPASAHGAEPAPLTTATTPLTIDTTSMPHLLDHCFIPQRPGWPDLSDRHPVVPATAVVHHMSQAVERARPGQRVVAVHDVRLEQWLVAEPATRVEVVVTSEPDERLVRVAFGPYARAVLEVADNYPSRPPARWRREADERPCPLTAEALYRDRWMFHGPAYQGLTELTGIGDRHVRGIITAPAAPGALLDNVGQLLGHWILATHTDRNVVFPVRMHAFRFFGPHPAPGTPVECHVGVTSLTGTALTADVQLTVAGTVWAEITGWQDRRFDVPGADRPGGYPEHRTLSEIRPGGWTLLTDSWPDPASRDLVMRTQLGAAERAVHRTHPPRGRRQWLLGRIAAKDAVRHRLWQQSPGEAVYPAEIAIRNDSAGRPYAVGVHGRELPALDLSLAHRAETAVALVRPRAEREHPESGVGIDIEVVAERSEATYRAALDEGERALLAGLGAAGGGERDAVWFTRFWAAKEAAAKAEGSGLRGRPRGFAVRAVRPHGLIVETERQRHHVRCEHLASTPAPTPAAPVKDHIVAWTVKENDL; this comes from the coding sequence ATGAAGACCCGGAGCGGCGCGACGGACACGCCGGCGGCGCCGGAAGGGCCGAGCACGGCCATCGCCATCATCGGCATGGCCGTCCTGCTCCCCGGCGCCCCCGACCTGGACACGTACTGGCGGAACCTCGTCACCGGCACCGACGCCATCACCCAAGTCCCCGCGCACCGCTGGGACGCCTCCCTCTATCCGGACCGCATCTACTGCAGACGCGGCGGCTTCGTCGACGACATCGCATCCGTGGACGCCGCCGGATTCGGCGTCATGCCGGACTCCGTCCCCGGCACCGAACCCGACCAGCTCATCGCCCTCCAGGTCGCCGCCCGCGCGATCGCCGACGCGGGCGGCGAGGCGAGCCTGCCCCAGCGCGACCGCATCGGCGTGGTCCTCGGCCGAGGCGGCTACCTCACCCCGGCCCAGGCCCGCAACGACCAGCGCGTACGTACCGCACGCCAGCTCGTCCACACCCTCGCCGAGGTCCTCCCGGAACTCGACGCGCCCCGCCTCGCCCGCATCGAGGACGCCTTCGCGCGGCAACTCGGCCCCGACCGGCCCGAGTCGGCCATCGGACTCGTCCCCAACCTGGCCGCGTCGCGTATCGCCAACCGGCTCGACCTGCGCGGCCCCGCGTACACCACGGACGCGGCCTGCGCCTCCTCGCTCATCGCCGTCGACCAGGCGGTCGCCGAACTCACCACCGGGCGGTGCGACATGATGCTCGCGGGCGGCGTCCACCACTGTCACGACGTCACGCTGTGGAGCGTCTTCAGCCGCCTCGGCGCACTGTCGCCGTCCGAGCGCAGCCGCCCCTTCCACGCGAGGGCCGACGGCATCCTCATCGGCGAGGGCACCGGAATCGTCGTCCTCAAGCGGCTCGCCGACGCGACGCGCGACGGCGACCGCGTCTACGCCGTCATCCGGGGAACGGGCGTCGCCGCCGACGGACGCGCCGCGAGCCTGGTCAGCCCCGACCCCGGCGGCCAGGCCCGCGCCGTCCGCCAGGCCTGGCAGGCGGCGGGCCTCGACCCGCGCGAACCCGGCGCCGTCGGCCTCCTCGAAGCGCACGGCACCGGGACTCCGGCCGGTGACGCCGCCGAACTCGCCACGCTGACCGAGGTGTTCGGGCCACCCCACGGTTACACACGGGACGCCTCCCGGCCCGGCGTCATCGGCTCGGTGAAGTCGATGATCGGACACACCATGCCGGCCGCCGGAGTCGCGGGCCTGGTGAAGGTGGCGCTCGCCCTGCACCACGCGACGCTGCCGCCGACCCTGCACTGCGAGGACCCGCACCCCGCCCTCGCGGCCACCCGCTTCCAACCACTCGGCACCGCCCAGCCGTGGGACGTCGACGGACCCGGCGGCCGCGACGCCCCCGACGTCCGCAGAGCCGCCGTGAACGCCTTCGGCTTCGGCGGCATCAACGCCCACGTCGTCCTCGAAGAGGCCCCACGCGCCACTGGCACACGAAGCCGAACAGCGTCCACCACCCCCGCCATCCCGACCGCACCCACCAACCCCACCGTCGTCCACGAGCCGGAACCCGTCCTCCGCCTCACCGCCGACAGTCCGGAGCTGCTCGCCGACCGCCTCGACGCCCCCGACGCCGCGCTCCGAGCCCACGCGGACGCGGAACCGCCCTCGGGTGGCCGGATGCGCCTCGCGATCGTGGCCCCCGACGCCCGGCGCCTCGCCCTCGCCCGCCGCGCGGTGGCCAAGGGGTCTGCCTGGCGCGGCAGAGGCGACGTCTGGTTCTCCCCCGAACCGCTGCTCGCGCCCGGGGCCGCACCCGGGGCCGGGTCCGGGACCGGAATCGGGGGCAAGCTCGCCTTCGTCTTCCCCGGCCTGGAGGCCGAGTTCGCTCCCCAAGTGGGGGAGGTGGCGCGGCACTTCGGCATACCGCTGCCACCGCCGCTGTCGATGTCGATGTCGATGTCGACGGGAGCCGACGCGGTCGTCGGCGACGTCGGCCGCCACGGCGTCGGCGTGCTCGCAGTCGGCCGCGTACTGGACGGCGCCCTGCGCGCCCTCGGCGTCGAACCCGACGCCGTGGCCGGCCACAGCATCGGCGAGTGGTCCGCGATGCTCGCGGGCGGCCTGTACGACACCGCCACGGCCGACGCGCTGCTCGCCGACTTCGACCCCGACGCCCTCCGCGTGCCCGGCGTCGCGTTCGCCGCGATCGGCGCGTCCGCGGAGCAGGTCTCGTACGTCCTCGGCCCCCGCACCGACGTGGTGCTCTCCCACGACAACGCCCCGACGCAGTCGATGATCTGCGGCCCGAAGGACGCGGTCGACGCACTCGTCGAGGAGTTCCGCGCGCGGCGGACCGTCGCGCAGCTCCTGCCGTTCCGCTCCGGCTTCCACACCCCGATGCTGGCTCCCTACCTGCGCCCGCTGACGGCAGGCGTCCACCGTGCGCCGGTCCGCGCGGCTCGCGTTCCCGTCTGGTCGGGCACCACGGCGGCCCCCTTCCCCGCGGCCGCGGACGACGTGCGGGACCTCTTCGTACGCCACCTGCTCGAACCCGTGCGCTTCCGACCGCTCATCGACGCGATGTACGCCGCCGGGTTCCGGGCCTTCGCACAGGTGGGCACCGGTCGTCTGAGCTCCCTCATCGAGGCGACCCTGGCGGGCCGCGAAGGCCTGACCGTCGCCGCGGACACGGCCCGTTGCGGCGGCCTCGCCCAGCTGCGTCGCGTCGTGGCCGCGCTGTGGACGGCGGGCAGCGACCGAGCGACGTTCACCCCGCTGTCCCGCCGGACCGCCGCGCGTCGCCGGCCGGTACGTCTCGACCTGGGCGCGGCGTCGGTGTCGCTACCGCCCGACGTACGCGCCGAGATCCGCGCGGACCTGCTCTCCGCCCTCCACCCGACCCCCACCCCACGCCCCACCCGCCCCGACCGCCTGGACGCCCTCGCGACGCTCTTCCCCGCGGCGGCGGAACTGCGGTCCGCGCTGACGGAGACGGTGGACGCGGCGCTGACGGTGTTCACCGGGGCGGCGACCCGGCACCGCCCCGAGGCCGCCTCTGGTTCACGACCACCGGCAGCGGGCGAGATGCCGGAGCAGGTGACTTCCGACGCGGTGGAGTGCGGGGCAACGGCCCCGGCCCCGCGCCCGACCGCGGCAAGTCCGTTCACCACCGCCGCACCTGCGGGTGCCGAGGCGACCCCTCGGCCGCAGCGTCACCCACACCCGCAGCCGCCGACGGCAAGGCCCGTACCCGTAGCCGCAGGTGCACCGACCGGTGCCGACCCGGCCGCACGGGCGACAGCCGCAGAGCAGACGTCCGTCGGCGCACCGAACCGCCCCGAACCGCCCCCCGAGGCTCCTCGCGCAGCCCAGCCCCCTGCCCCCCAGAACCCCCGACCTGCGTCCGCCCACGGCGCCGAACCCGCCCCCCTGACCACCGCCACCACCCCCCTGACCATCGACACCACCTCCATGCCCCACCTCCTCGACCACTGCTTCATTCCGCAGCGTCCCGGCTGGCCCGACCTCTCCGATCGGCACCCCGTCGTCCCCGCGACCGCCGTCGTCCATCACATGTCGCAGGCCGTCGAGCGGGCCCGCCCCGGGCAGCGGGTCGTCGCCGTGCACGACGTTCGGCTGGAGCAGTGGCTCGTGGCCGAACCTGCCACCCGGGTCGAGGTCGTCGTGACGTCCGAGCCCGATGAGCGGCTCGTGCGCGTGGCGTTCGGGCCGTACGCGCGAGCCGTGCTCGAGGTCGCCGACAATTACCCAAGTCGGCCTCCGGCCCGCTGGCGCCGGGAAGCCGACGAACGGCCCTGCCCGCTCACCGCGGAGGCTCTCTACCGGGACCGGTGGATGTTCCACGGGCCCGCGTATCAAGGGCTCACCGAGCTCACCGGGATCGGCGACCGCCACGTCCGCGGGATCATCACCGCCCCCGCCGCCCCCGGCGCCCTCCTCGACAACGTCGGCCAGTTGCTCGGGCACTGGATCCTCGCCACGCACACCGACCGCAACGTCGTCTTTCCCGTACGCATGCACGCCTTCCGTTTCTTCGGTCCGCACCCCGCCCCGGGCACCCCCGTCGAGTGCCACGTCGGAGTGACCTCCCTGACCGGTACCGCGCTCACCGCCGACGTACAACTGACCGTCGCGGGCACCGTCTGGGCCGAGATCACCGGCTGGCAGGACCGCCGCTTCGACGTACCCGGCGCCGACCGCCCCGGCGGCTACCCCGAGCACCGCACCCTGTCCGAGATCAGGCCCGGCGGCTGGACGCTGCTCACCGACTCCTGGCCCGACCCGGCCTCGCGCGACCTCGTCATGCGCACCCAGCTCGGCGCCGCCGAGCGAGCCGTCCACCGGACCCATCCGCCGCGCGGCCGCCGCCAGTGGCTGCTCGGGCGGATCGCCGCGAAGGACGCGGTCCGGCACCGGCTCTGGCAGCAGTCCCCGGGAGAAGCCGTCTACCCCGCCGAGATCGCCATCCGCAACGACAGCGCGGGCCGGCCGTACGCCGTCGGCGTGCACGGCCGCGAGCTGCCCGCCCTCGATCTGTCGCTGGCCCACCGCGCGGAGACCGCCGTCGCCCTCGTACGGCCCCGTGCGGAACGGGAGCATCCCGAGAGCGGCGTCGGCATCGACATCGAGGTCGTCGCCGAACGCTCCGAGGCCACCTACCGGGCCGCCCTCGACGAAGGGGAACGCGCCCTGCTCGCCGGGCTCGGCGCGGCCGGCGGCGGTGAACGCGACGCCGTGTGGTTCACACGGTTCTGGGCGGCCAAGGAAGCCGCCGCCAAGGCCGAGGGTTCCGGTCTGCGCGGCCGGCCCCGAGGCTTCGCCGTCCGTGCGGTACGCCCGCACGGGCTGATCGTCGAGACGGAGCGCCAGCGCCACCACGTGCGCTGCGAACACCTGGCGAGCACGCCCGCCCCCACCCCCGCCGCACCGGTCAAGGACCACATCGTGGCCTGGACAGTGAAGGAGAACGACCTGTGA